A single genomic interval of Candidatus Eremiobacterota bacterium harbors:
- a CDS encoding OprD family outer membrane porin encodes MRGYLRVYDFTRLNAIKGVKAVNQQSIEPGLSLHADYRFGSSPFSAGASYLYATPFNGCPNPATHLQPPCGGYKPPTTSLNPDDTLPGYALNTLYEAYVQYKDPHLYAKVGDQVINTPWANASDSRLKPVAFQGADVAYTAGGGVSLELMDMTRFESRTNSAFDDKTLLTAVNNLGSNPGLPAYRYFPGGHGVSNGGFQYGRVGFAGQHGLTTNLHLYHFDDIASLTWLDARYTDQGQKSKPYLALQAGRETSTGSALLGQIDAFAFGAQVGANVTKTITLALGYDQIPQHSATVTPPAGTTCSAAHVAGAKAGFSLPYFIGSNAPSCIANANGTTTYLYGGFASPYTDSYATDPLFTTSISQGMADRRAAGNGVKLSAGYTSPDKRLVFVTSRAYYDYGNRLGQQQTSEFDADLQYFANKPRPGAYKGLLFRYRYADREQANTAQYGGAPYFKYNRAQLEYDF; translated from the coding sequence GTGCGCGGGTATCTGCGCGTGTACGACTTCACGCGGCTCAATGCGATCAAGGGCGTCAAGGCCGTCAATCAGCAATCGATCGAACCGGGGCTCAGCTTGCACGCCGATTACCGTTTCGGTAGCTCTCCGTTCTCAGCCGGTGCGTCGTATCTCTACGCGACGCCGTTCAACGGCTGCCCCAATCCCGCGACGCACCTGCAGCCGCCGTGCGGCGGCTACAAGCCTCCGACGACATCGCTCAACCCCGACGACACGCTGCCTGGCTACGCTCTCAACACGCTGTATGAGGCGTACGTGCAGTACAAGGACCCGCACCTGTACGCGAAGGTCGGCGACCAAGTGATCAACACGCCGTGGGCGAACGCGTCCGACTCTCGGCTCAAACCGGTCGCGTTCCAGGGGGCGGACGTCGCGTACACGGCGGGCGGCGGCGTTTCGCTCGAACTGATGGACATGACGCGGTTCGAGAGCCGCACGAACTCCGCGTTCGACGACAAGACGCTGCTGACGGCGGTCAACAACCTCGGGAGCAATCCCGGCCTGCCCGCCTATCGCTACTTCCCGGGCGGACACGGCGTCTCGAACGGTGGGTTCCAGTACGGCCGCGTCGGCTTCGCCGGCCAGCACGGTCTCACGACGAACCTGCACCTGTACCATTTCGATGACATCGCGAGCCTGACGTGGCTCGACGCACGCTACACCGACCAGGGCCAGAAGAGCAAACCGTACCTGGCGCTGCAAGCGGGGCGCGAAACCAGCACGGGCTCGGCTCTGCTCGGGCAGATCGATGCCTTCGCATTCGGCGCACAGGTCGGCGCGAACGTTACCAAGACGATCACCCTCGCGCTCGGCTACGACCAAATTCCGCAGCACAGCGCGACGGTCACGCCCCCCGCAGGCACGACGTGCTCGGCGGCGCACGTCGCCGGCGCGAAAGCGGGATTCAGCCTGCCGTATTTCATCGGCTCGAACGCGCCGTCATGCATCGCCAACGCGAACGGCACGACGACCTATCTGTATGGCGGGTTTGCCAGCCCGTACACCGATTCTTACGCGACCGACCCGCTGTTCACGACGAGCATCTCACAGGGGATGGCCGACCGGCGCGCCGCCGGCAACGGCGTCAAGCTGAGCGCCGGCTATACGTCGCCCGACAAGCGGCTGGTGTTCGTGACGAGCCGCGCCTACTACGACTACGGCAACCGGCTGGGACAGCAGCAGACCTCCGAGTTCGACGCGGACCTGCAGTATTTCGCGAACAAGCCGCGTCCCGGCGCGTACAAGGGGCTCTTGTTCCGGTACCGCTACGCGGACCGCGAGCAGGCGAACACGGCGCAATACGGCGGCGCGCCGTACTTCAAGTACAACCGGGCACAATTGGAGTACGACTTCTGA
- the yidD gene encoding membrane protein insertion efficiency factor YidD, whose protein sequence is MKWLVQKPIELYWRVIEPSRRRRCLYRESCSHHVHRITGEHGALKGLLALFHRARRCRKGYHVTFDAYLKPHLTLADGTMIGVEEASPSAVTMLNDADDVIRLHLSPSK, encoded by the coding sequence ATGAAGTGGCTCGTTCAGAAGCCGATCGAACTCTATTGGCGCGTCATCGAACCTTCACGTCGTCGACGATGCCTGTATCGCGAGAGCTGTTCGCATCACGTACACAGGATCACCGGTGAACATGGAGCGCTGAAAGGGCTACTTGCTCTGTTCCATCGAGCGCGACGGTGTCGGAAGGGGTACCACGTTACTTTCGATGCGTATTTGAAACCACATCTGACCCTCGCGGACGGGACAATGATCGGAGTTGAGGAAGCCTCTCCTTCAGCCGTCACGATGCTGAATGACGCCGATGACGTGATTCGGCTACACCTCTCGCCGTCAAAATAG
- a CDS encoding helix-turn-helix domain-containing protein, translating to MTPTERAVLRAMRDGLSLSQIAAGLKRSELTVRTHIRNARAKLEIRGTGELRRLLQTGALDEEIAESA from the coding sequence TTGACGCCCACCGAGCGCGCGGTGCTGCGCGCGATGCGCGACGGCCTGAGCCTCTCGCAGATCGCGGCGGGGCTGAAGCGCTCCGAGCTGACCGTCCGAACGCACATCCGCAACGCCCGCGCGAAGTTGGAGATCCGCGGCACGGGGGAGCTGCGACGCCTGCTGCAAACCGGCGCTCTGGACGAGGAGATCGCCGAATCCGCTTAG
- a CDS encoding DUF4386 domain-containing protein, translated as MTAVTVRQTEGISLRQAAFAAVVGYVLLQPVIYAEFVLDPQIVANNTAQTVQNIQTHGDVFARQIVCYLSNYVGDIIIAWALYLLLAPVNRALSLLAAVFQWVYAVLGFQGVLQLVDVFRVVRAGSYVKTFGTTQLQAQVDLLLRSHRYDWSFILILFGIHLVLVGYLIFRSGYFPKWLGIVIFVVGTGWVITPLRPFLFPSANFGWFFILSFGELLLPLWLLIVGWRLKAPVPSPLESPAADTVMGTTS; from the coding sequence ATGACCGCAGTCACCGTTCGTCAAACCGAGGGAATCTCGTTGCGCCAGGCCGCGTTCGCCGCGGTCGTTGGGTACGTTCTGCTTCAACCCGTCATTTATGCTGAGTTCGTACTCGACCCGCAGATCGTGGCGAATAACACCGCGCAAACGGTGCAGAACATCCAAACGCACGGTGACGTGTTCGCGCGGCAGATCGTGTGCTATCTCTCGAATTACGTCGGGGATATCATCATCGCGTGGGCACTATACCTGTTACTTGCGCCGGTCAACCGGGCGCTCTCGCTATTGGCAGCGGTGTTCCAGTGGGTTTACGCCGTGCTCGGTTTTCAGGGCGTCCTCCAGCTCGTCGATGTTTTTCGTGTGGTCCGGGCCGGAAGCTATGTGAAGACGTTCGGGACGACGCAACTTCAAGCCCAGGTCGATTTGCTGTTGCGATCGCATCGCTACGACTGGAGCTTTATTCTTATCCTTTTCGGGATCCATCTCGTGCTCGTCGGCTATCTCATTTTCCGATCGGGGTACTTTCCGAAGTGGCTCGGGATCGTCATCTTCGTCGTCGGAACCGGATGGGTGATCACTCCGCTGCGGCCGTTTCTTTTCCCCAGCGCGAATTTCGGATGGTTCTTCATCCTGTCGTTCGGTGAGCTGCTCTTACCGCTGTGGCTATTGATCGTGGGTTGGCGGCTCAAGGCCCCCGTTCCGTCGCCGCTTGAGTCCCCGGCTGCGGACACCGTTATGGGGACGACATCGTAA
- a CDS encoding helix-turn-helix transcriptional regulator, producing MTRRLPGRHAADPNVAEIAALIGDSARAAILLALLDGRELPASELAFRAGASPQAASAQLAKLAAGGLLVGRRAGRHRFFRLASADVAHALEGLAAVARPRPIVALSQTTTLQRLREARSCYDHLAGRLGVAVTDHLVERRAIRPAGQDFTLTRRGETFLRHVGVAVERAREGRRAFARSCMDWTERRPHLAGSLGAEVLERFLTAGWLTRNRHDRALRITAEGRAELTRCFFVEDRSFLRRE from the coding sequence ATGACGCGTCGCCTGCCCGGCCGCCATGCGGCGGACCCGAACGTTGCCGAGATCGCGGCGTTGATCGGAGACTCCGCGCGCGCCGCGATCCTCCTGGCGCTGCTCGACGGCCGCGAGCTGCCCGCGTCGGAGCTTGCGTTTCGCGCCGGCGCCTCGCCCCAAGCGGCGAGCGCGCAGCTCGCCAAGCTCGCCGCCGGCGGTCTGCTGGTCGGCCGCCGGGCGGGGCGGCACCGCTTCTTTCGCCTCGCTTCGGCCGACGTCGCGCACGCGCTCGAAGGGCTTGCGGCCGTCGCGCGGCCGAGGCCGATCGTCGCACTGAGCCAGACGACGACGCTTCAACGGCTGCGCGAGGCGCGCTCGTGCTACGACCATCTTGCGGGACGGCTCGGCGTGGCGGTGACGGACCATCTCGTCGAGCGCCGCGCGATCAGACCGGCCGGCCAAGACTTCACATTGACGCGCCGAGGTGAGACGTTCTTGCGCCACGTCGGAGTCGCAGTCGAGCGCGCACGCGAGGGACGGCGCGCATTTGCGCGCTCGTGCATGGACTGGACGGAGCGGCGTCCACATCTCGCGGGCAGCCTTGGCGCGGAGGTGCTCGAGCGCTTTCTAACCGCCGGCTGGCTGACCCGCAATCGCCACGACCGCGCCTTGCGCATCACGGCGGAAGGCCGGGCCGAGCTCACCCGCTGCTTCTTCGTCGAGGACCGTTCGTTTCTGAGACGCGAATAG
- a CDS encoding aminoglycoside phosphotransferase family protein translates to MSPVTTRRVSRSSRFRRKAAGVDQLRHTKAHVSYPEPRVSPETRPALVSYVDAREHRLESQHAGAANSIAPARAEQLAAAVVFGYAGTRAESAASILGRGAMNAIVRVTTAARAFIVRMRDEGDALMEYRKERWCLDRARVTGILGPTVLQIGTTDGIPYMIESHIDGTPGDELRDSVDLWRQLGRYAKRIHAIPVSGFGRDLSEPVNGAIFNDAHAPDWPAFIRYNIESLTADDPLIGLEVYPADRRSVVRERFERLSERALPIGLCHGDLKADNTIVLDSGEVALLDWGSACAHVVPHYDMRELVAGEPRDAFVEGYGLTPAEFSLMRAEVETFALLAAFDLVRWSIDRRPDLTAEYAVRARAAFITSALKL, encoded by the coding sequence ATGAGTCCGGTCACGACACGGCGCGTCTCGAGGAGTTCGAGATTCCGTCGCAAGGCGGCCGGGGTAGATCAACTTCGCCATACGAAAGCACACGTTTCGTACCCCGAGCCGCGCGTCTCTCCTGAAACTCGCCCGGCGCTCGTTTCGTATGTGGATGCGAGGGAACACCGTTTGGAGTCACAGCACGCCGGAGCGGCCAACTCGATCGCTCCCGCACGGGCGGAGCAGCTCGCGGCGGCAGTCGTCTTCGGCTACGCCGGCACGCGCGCCGAAAGCGCCGCCTCGATCCTGGGACGCGGAGCAATGAATGCAATCGTGCGGGTGACGACGGCCGCGCGAGCGTTCATCGTGCGCATGCGCGACGAAGGCGACGCGCTCATGGAGTACCGCAAAGAGCGTTGGTGCCTCGATCGGGCGCGGGTGACCGGGATCCTTGGGCCGACCGTGCTGCAGATCGGCACGACCGACGGCATCCCGTACATGATCGAGTCGCATATCGACGGCACTCCGGGTGATGAACTTCGCGACTCAGTCGACCTGTGGCGGCAGCTGGGCCGATACGCGAAACGAATCCACGCGATCCCGGTCTCCGGATTCGGTCGCGATCTCAGCGAGCCGGTAAACGGCGCAATATTCAATGACGCGCACGCGCCGGACTGGCCAGCTTTCATCCGCTACAACATCGAGAGCCTGACTGCGGACGACCCCTTGATCGGGCTTGAGGTCTATCCCGCGGATCGGCGTTCAGTCGTCCGCGAACGATTCGAGCGGCTGTCGGAACGCGCATTGCCGATCGGCCTGTGTCACGGCGATCTCAAAGCCGACAACACGATCGTCCTGGACTCGGGCGAGGTCGCACTGCTCGATTGGGGCTCAGCGTGTGCGCACGTCGTTCCGCATTACGACATGCGTGAGCTCGTGGCCGGCGAGCCGCGAGACGCGTTCGTCGAAGGCTACGGGCTCACGCCCGCGGAGTTCTCGCTGATGCGTGCCGAGGTGGAGACGTTCGCGCTCCTCGCCGCGTTCGATCTCGTACGGTGGTCAATCGACCGGCGCCCGGATCTAACAGCGGAATACGCCGTTCGAGCGCGGGCAGCATTCATAACGTCCGCACTCAAGCTCTAA
- a CDS encoding helix-turn-helix transcriptional regulator, producing MLDHLAAVRIGEPAPVEAWLLRGRALLRLHRPDDAVAELTPLLPTIRDVDERATAAMLHGTALARLVPARGIAVLAAIADTAQRERAHAAVRAEIAYYRAVAHWSADELDRAEDLARDAQRNGRDVLAVRAMQLRAWIAAARPTPTRFSDALTIWRNAARAYARCRERDADLAAMIVHKTASLEQTLRSSEVPGTHRSARGSRTAPGSAFPARTPSALYALLCYDDAWLFALDGDVAAALAKMCEAEDASPSPAWRVWARAGSAVIAAFFGENGSARASADQAAALAQAIDWNTAPDARVAFLDLAETYAYLGNAHAATAALRRFDELAPPTDATRMLHRADRDPRFVGWYAHVRALVRRGEGDIASAAASFTAAVQAFRSCGYLWREAVSLIELDALPGPSDSGAHLDRAVSLVREHFPHSFVALRLGPWARAAADPVIGALTPAEREVLRHVLEARTQQEIADLTGRAYNTVRTQVQALHRKLGTSSNAQIIVACARRGIGAPSWRFDETNVGSG from the coding sequence GTGTTGGACCACCTGGCCGCGGTCCGTATCGGCGAGCCGGCTCCCGTCGAAGCGTGGCTGCTGCGCGGCCGCGCGCTCTTGCGCCTGCACCGCCCGGACGACGCCGTCGCCGAGCTGACGCCGCTCCTCCCGACGATCCGCGACGTCGACGAACGCGCAACCGCCGCGATGCTCCACGGCACCGCGCTGGCCCGCCTCGTTCCCGCGCGCGGCATCGCGGTGCTGGCCGCGATTGCCGACACCGCGCAGCGCGAACGCGCACATGCCGCGGTGCGCGCCGAGATCGCGTACTACCGCGCCGTCGCCCACTGGAGCGCCGACGAACTGGACCGCGCCGAAGATCTGGCGCGCGACGCGCAGCGCAACGGCCGCGACGTGTTGGCCGTTCGCGCGATGCAGCTGCGCGCGTGGATCGCCGCGGCTCGGCCGACACCGACGCGCTTCTCCGACGCGCTGACCATCTGGCGCAACGCCGCGCGGGCGTACGCGCGGTGCCGCGAGCGCGACGCGGACCTCGCCGCCATGATCGTGCACAAAACCGCGTCGCTGGAGCAAACGCTGCGCTCCTCGGAAGTCCCCGGCACGCACCGCTCAGCCCGCGGCTCGCGCACCGCACCCGGGAGCGCGTTCCCTGCTCGTACGCCGTCCGCCCTGTACGCGCTCCTGTGTTACGACGACGCGTGGCTCTTTGCACTCGATGGCGACGTCGCCGCAGCGCTCGCGAAGATGTGCGAAGCAGAGGACGCATCACCGTCGCCGGCATGGCGCGTATGGGCTCGAGCGGGGTCGGCGGTGATCGCCGCTTTCTTCGGCGAAAACGGTTCCGCTCGCGCGTCGGCCGACCAGGCGGCAGCACTGGCGCAGGCGATAGACTGGAACACGGCGCCCGACGCGCGTGTCGCCTTTCTTGATCTTGCCGAGACGTATGCGTACCTCGGGAACGCGCATGCGGCCACCGCTGCGCTCCGTCGATTCGACGAGCTCGCGCCCCCGACGGACGCAACGCGCATGCTCCACCGAGCGGATCGCGATCCGCGCTTCGTCGGCTGGTACGCACACGTGCGCGCCCTGGTTCGGCGTGGCGAGGGAGACATCGCGAGCGCCGCGGCGTCGTTTACGGCAGCGGTGCAAGCGTTCCGGTCGTGCGGCTATCTCTGGCGCGAAGCCGTGTCGCTCATCGAGCTGGACGCGCTGCCCGGCCCGAGCGATTCGGGCGCGCATCTCGACCGCGCGGTCTCGCTCGTCCGCGAACACTTCCCCCACTCGTTCGTCGCGCTGCGGCTGGGACCGTGGGCTCGCGCCGCGGCCGACCCGGTCATCGGCGCGCTGACGCCGGCGGAACGAGAAGTGCTGCGCCACGTCCTGGAAGCGCGCACGCAGCAGGAGATCGCCGACCTCACCGGGCGCGCGTACAACACCGTGCGCACGCAAGTGCAGGCGCTTCACCGCAAGCTCGGCACCAGCAGCAACGCGCAAATCATTGTCGCTTGCGCGCGCCGCGGCATCGGCGCACCGTCCTGGCGGTTCGACGAGACGAACGTAGGATCAGGCTAA